The following coding sequences lie in one Trypanosoma brucei gambiense DAL972 chromosome 7, complete sequence genomic window:
- a CDS encoding inositol polyphosphate kinase-like protein,putative: MGEEENLRRNSLRSSVRPSVVAILDLPESNECRSVSRKATENARSSHLEKAKGSTDDADGYRSSAELTPAQKHSDGNHSFTTVPMWERRTSGVGNGSSDLHTDACDNSNALVGFPTAEGGGGPGSGRHIDKIRSIVESTSSSNVQRELSRTNDTIGKRRVSGSTQCSACSDNDENNAPTETPVWRWMDDVHWPSLDGERESCSVTQSPVTQEDRHMQSNLPITTLFPRDGSMSRSSYNDAHSGFTPSDEAETEHCSCRISGNCTVTSRVLGRVPGEGGRCVNLLQRRRRVANGFSTARATGLFGTGGGSQTSVSPAEGFTATLSGGHSSIGGHHLAFQHNGVFMKESCSRREESFYEMLKPVQEYVERYAVFFAALYASEEAAYCRDKVGDVDDKVVVEGNATTEEDTKAPLTPGVCEDEFVAECDVSGDDGDPDSSNTLVGPPRDWKAGEHGASGTYGVAGDCAEDIGEGNGEEAVGGEGGFPISHDMSSSTEGHLFSRDVKNWEFLVRLAPFVPRYHGLYHVRVNPTGDVDSVRAEAVESAQECALTSSAPRETTENRSGEGEKIVGVGLRQMIVLEDICSGFQHPCVLDLKMGKRQYGLNPPEAKLRSKEHKAAQTTTKLYGVRLAGMRRWCPDKQRYETRSKLAGRLLSLDGLRDTIYRFMQRSSRIQQVFKRQIMRLRRAFFQDHVYRFFTSSLLFVYDADDPLTSARVVMVDFAFTYEREELLRGGDADAEQDKDVGYIEALKTVLDMLT, encoded by the exons ATgggggaagaggagaatTTACGTAGAAACTCATTAAGGAGCTCCGTACGGCCATCGGTAGTGGCAATATTAGATCTCCCCGAGTCAAATGAATGCAGGTCGGTGTCTAGAAAAGCGACGGAAAATGCACGGTCCTCACATTTAGAGAAGGCGAAGGGAAGCACCGATGACGCTGACGGTTACAGGAGCTCTGCAGAGCTTACTCCCGCTCAGAAGCACAGTGATGGGAACCACAGTTTTACCACCGTTCCAATGTGGGAACGCAGAACTAGTGGTGTTGGAAATGGAAGTAGTGATTTACATACCGATGCATGCGACAACAGTAACGCGCTAGTTGGCTTCCCTACAGCGGAGGGTGGAGGGGGTCCTGGCAGTGGTCGCCATATCGACAAAATAAGAAGCATAGTCGAGAGTACGAGTAGTAGTAATGTTCAGAGGGAGCTTTCACGCACGAATGATACAATCGGTAAGCGCAGAGTCTCCGGTAGTACCCAGTGTTCGGCTTGCAGTGACAATGACGAAAATAATGCACCGACGGAAACTCCCGTGTGGCGTTGGATGGACGACGTTCACTGGCCGAGCTTAGATGGAGAAAGAGAATCTTGCAGCGTGACGCAATCTCCTGTGA CGCAAGAAGACCGGCACATGCAGAGCAATCTGCCGATAACCACCCTCTTTCCACGTGATGGCAGCATGAGCCGGTCTTCTTACAACGATGCCCACTCAGGGTTTACACCCTCCGATGAAGCGGAGACGGAACATTGCAGTTGTAGAATTAGTGGAAACTGCACAGTAACCAGTAGAGTGTTGGGTCGGGTGCCAGGGGAAGGAGGCCGCTGTGTCAACTTATTACAGCGCCGGCGCCGGGTGGCGAATGGTTTCTCTACGGCGAGGGCAACGGGTCTGTTCGGCACGGGCGGTGGTAGCCAAACCTCCGTCTCACCAGCTGAGGGATTCACAGCTACTTTAAGTGGCGGTCACTCATCTATCGGCGGTCATCATCTGGCGTTTCAGCACAACGGTGTGTTCATGAAGGAAAGTTGCTCCCGTCGTGAGGAGAGTTTTTACGAAATGTTGAAGCCGGTGCAGGAGTACGTTGAGCGATAtgcagttttttttgctgccctGTACGCCTCAGAGGAAGCGGCATATTGTAGGGACAAAGTGGGGGATGTAGATGACAAGGTTGTTGTGGAGGGGAATGCTACGACAGAGGAGGACACAAAGGCACCACTCACCCCTGGTGTCTGTGAGGATGAGTTTGTAGCGGAGTGCGATGTTTCCGGCGATGACGGCGACCCCGATTCGAGCAATACGTTAGTGGGACCCCCTCGTGACTGGAAAGCTGGTGAGCACGGTGCGTCAGGAACGTATGGAGTTGCCGGCGATTGTGCAGAGGACATCGGGGAGGGCAATGGCGAGGAGGCTGTTGGTGGCGAAGGCGGATTTCCCATTTCCCACGATATGTCTTCGAGTACAGAGGGTCACCTCTTCTCCCGTGATGTGAAGAATTGGGAGTTCCTGGTGAGGTTAGCGCCATTTGTACCACGGTACCACGGCCTATATCATGTGAGGGTCAATCCTACCGGTGATGTTGATTCCGTACGCGCTGAAGCGGTAGAGAGCGCCCAGGAATGCGCATTAACCAGTAGCGCGCCCCGTGAAACTACCGAAAACCGCTCGGGAGAGGGCGAAAAGATTGTCGGTGTTGGGCTCAGACAGATGATTGTGCTCGAAGACATATGTAGCGGTTTTCAACATCCGTGCGTTCTTGATTTAAAGATGGGCAAGCGGCAGTACGGTCTTAACCCGCCAGAAGCTAAGTTACGAAGTAAGGAGCACAAAGCAGCGCAGACAACAACCAAACTTTACGGAGTTCGGCTTGCAGGGATGCGGCGGTGGTGTCCCGACAAGCAGCGATATGAAACGCGCTCTAAGCTTGCCGGGCGTCTCTTGTCATTGGATGGGCTTCGGGACACGATTTACCGTTTCATGCAACGCAGTAGTCGCATTCAACAAGTTTTCAAACGGCAGATCATGAGACTTCGCCGTGCATTCTTTCAGGATCATGTGTACCGTTTCTTTACCTCTTCCTTGTTATTTGTGTACGATGCCGACGACCCGTTGACGTCGGCACGTGTTGTTATGGTTGATTTCGCCTTCACATACGAACGTGAGGAGCTGCTACGAGGTGGCGATGCAGACGCGGAACAGGATAAGGACGTGGGATATATTGAGGCCCTGAAAACTGTACTTGACATGCTCACATAA
- a CDS encoding proteasome alpha 3 subunit, putative: protein MSSRYDSRTTTFSPEGRLYQVEYAEEAISQAGTIIGILTTGGVVLGAERGQQHGLFDTENMEDRNISGEKVYKISNHLGCSVAGVTSDAYALINYARLSAARHFYSFQEPIAAEDLCRMVCDEKQLYTQYGGVRPFGVSFLFAGWDRHYGYQLYHTDASGNYSAWRAYAVGQNDQVAQSLLKRDWKPELTLEEGIVLCLRVLGKTMDAVKLTPERLEVAVLQRVQAPLTQKLLDPYGVNPKMVPSFKILTDEELKPHVDEANRQREAEEAEEAEKEKKNEKRLASP, encoded by the coding sequence AATATCGCAGGCGGGCACTATCATCGGAATTCTCACTACTGGTGGCGTCGTGCTTGGCGCTGAGCGGGGGCAGCAACATGGGTTGTTCGATACAGAGAACATGGAGGATAGAAATATAAGTGGAGAAAAAGTGTATAAGATTTCAAATCATCTCGGCTGCAGCGTCGCTGGCGTAACTTCTGATGCCTACGCACTAATCAACTACGCTCGACTGAGTGCAGCCCGCCACTTTTACAGCTTTCAGGAGCCGATAGCCGCGGAAGACCTTTGCCGCATGGTGTGTGACGAGAAACAGCTGTACACCCAGTATGGTGGTGTGCGTCCCTTCGGTGTGTCATTTCTCTTTGCAGGGTGGGATCGCCACtatggctaccaactttacCACACAGATGCAAGTGGTAACTATAGCGCATGGCGGGCGTATGCCGTTGGACAAAATGACCAGGTTGCACAGTCACTTCTCAAGCGTGACTGGAAACCGGAACTTACACTGGAGGAGGGCATTGTGCTTTGCCTACGGGTCCTCGGTAAGACGATGGACGCTGTGAAGCTTACGCCAGAGCGCTTGGAGGTGGCGGTGCTCCAACGCGTCCAGGCACCACTGACCCAAAAATTACTGGACCCGTACGGTGTAAACCCAAAGATGGTTCCGAGCTTTAAAATCTTGACTGATGAAGAGCTGAAACCACATGTTGATGAAGCAAACAGACAACGTGAGGCTGAGGAGGCGGAAGAAgcggaaaaggagaaaaagaacgaGAAGCGCTTGGCCTCGCCGTAA